A genomic stretch from Pristiophorus japonicus isolate sPriJap1 chromosome 6, sPriJap1.hap1, whole genome shotgun sequence includes:
- the LOC139265959 gene encoding 2-acylglycerol O-acyltransferase 1-like isoform X1: MKIEFAPINIPLRRRIQTVAVLQWLFTFLFFAQCCLAIFVFLTFAGYWYIAVVYTAWLYIDWETPNQGGRRSEWVRNWTIWSYFRDYFPIHLKKTTDLDPQYNYLFGFHPHGVLVAGAFGNFGSDATGFRKLFPGLTSYLCILPFWFKIPFYRDYIMCAGLVSAVKSSASYILSRKGGGNVAVLVIGGAEESLDARPGGLTLRTRKRKGFIKLAIKCGAHLVPVFSFGENELFNQQNNPKGSILRAMQERLQKIMGFAMPLFYARGVFQYSFGLLPYRKPIYTIVGKPIVVQQNHTPSNQEIEALHIMYIDALNTLFEEHKAQYGISERDHLLFS; the protein is encoded by the exons ATGAAGATCGAGTTTGCACCTATTAACATCCCTCTAAGGAGAAGGATTCAAACCGTTGCTGTGCTCCAGTGGTTGTTTACTTTTTTGTTTTTCG CTCAATGCTGCCTGGCTATCTTTGTGTTTCTCACCTTTGCTGGTTACTGGTACATTGCTGTTGTTTATACCGCTTGGTTGTATATTGATTGGGAGACACCAAATCAGGGTGGAAGAAGGTCAGAGTGGGTCAGAAATTGGACTATCTGGAGTTACTTCCGGGACTACTTTCCTATTCAT CTGAAGAAAACAACTGATCTGGATCCACAGTATAATTATCTGTTTGGATTTCATCCTCATGGGGTGCTTGTAGCTGGAGCTTTTGGAAACTTTGGCAGTGACGCCACAGGCTTTCGGAAATTGTTTCCAGGTTTGACATCATATCTGTGCATATTGCCATTCTGGTTCAAGATTCCTTTCTACAGGGATTACATCATGTGTGCAG GTCTAGTCTCAGCTGTGAAGAGCAGTGCTTCTTACATTCTAAGCAGGAAGGGAGGTGGTAATGTGGCTGTCCTTGTGATAGGTGGTGCTGAGGAATCTCTAGATGCAAGACCTGGAGGACTAACTTTGAGAACCCGTAAAAGAAAAGGATTTATTAAATTGGCTATAAAATGTGG GGCACATCTGGTCCCAGTCTTTTCTTTTGGGGAAAATGAACTCTTTAATCAGCAAAACAATCCTAAAGGGTCGATTCTTCGGGCAATGCAGGAGCGATTACAGAAGATCATGGGGTTTGCAATGCCGCTGTTTTATGCCAGGGGGGTCTTCCAGTACAGTTTTGGGCTGCTACCATACAGGAAACCTATTTACACTATAG TGGGAAAACCAATCGTTGTGCAACAAAATCACACCCCTTCAAACCAAGAGATTGAAGCATTGCACATAATGTATATTGATGCATTAAATACATTATTTGAAGAACACAAAGCTCAGTATGGAATTTCAGAAAGAGACCATCTCCTTTTCAGTTGA
- the LOC139265959 gene encoding 2-acylglycerol O-acyltransferase 1-like isoform X2, whose protein sequence is MKIEFAPINIPLRRRIQTVAVLQWLFTFLFFAQCCLAIFVFLTFAGYWYIAVVYTAWLYIDWETPNQGGRRSEWVRNWTIWSYFRDYFPIHLKKTTDLDPQYNYLFGFHPHGVLVAGAFGNFGSDATGFRKLFPGLTSYLCILPFWFKIPFYRDYIMCAGLVSAVKSSASYILSRKGGGNVAVLVIGGAEESLDARPGGLTLRTRKRKGFIKLAIKWHIWSQSFLLGKMNSLISKTILKGRFFGQCRSDYRRSWGLQCRCFMPGGSSSTVLGCYHTGNLFTL, encoded by the exons ATGAAGATCGAGTTTGCACCTATTAACATCCCTCTAAGGAGAAGGATTCAAACCGTTGCTGTGCTCCAGTGGTTGTTTACTTTTTTGTTTTTCG CTCAATGCTGCCTGGCTATCTTTGTGTTTCTCACCTTTGCTGGTTACTGGTACATTGCTGTTGTTTATACCGCTTGGTTGTATATTGATTGGGAGACACCAAATCAGGGTGGAAGAAGGTCAGAGTGGGTCAGAAATTGGACTATCTGGAGTTACTTCCGGGACTACTTTCCTATTCAT CTGAAGAAAACAACTGATCTGGATCCACAGTATAATTATCTGTTTGGATTTCATCCTCATGGGGTGCTTGTAGCTGGAGCTTTTGGAAACTTTGGCAGTGACGCCACAGGCTTTCGGAAATTGTTTCCAGGTTTGACATCATATCTGTGCATATTGCCATTCTGGTTCAAGATTCCTTTCTACAGGGATTACATCATGTGTGCAG GTCTAGTCTCAGCTGTGAAGAGCAGTGCTTCTTACATTCTAAGCAGGAAGGGAGGTGGTAATGTGGCTGTCCTTGTGATAGGTGGTGCTGAGGAATCTCTAGATGCAAGACCTGGAGGACTAACTTTGAGAACCCGTAAAAGAAAAGGATTTATTAAATTGGCTATAAAAT GGCACATCTGGTCCCAGTCTTTTCTTTTGGGGAAAATGAACTCTTTAATCAGCAAAACAATCCTAAAGGGTCGATTCTTCGGGCAATGCAGGAGCGATTACAGAAGATCATGGGGTTTGCAATGCCGCTGTTTTATGCCAGGGGGGTCTTCCAGTACAGTTTTGGGCTGCTACCATACAGGAAACCTATTTACACTATAG